In Colletotrichum higginsianum IMI 349063 chromosome 1, whole genome shotgun sequence, one genomic interval encodes:
- a CDS encoding Tlg2-vesicle protein of 38 kDa: MPADYVSAARALSLSPNPPSSPSEAHADVRPPWIRNIGGTSGRRLSANRFGSRPSQSRRTTALSGLNRAAVSAVKAGNRLWGMYLALSPVQRVAVAACLLALNVLIIVLLVYSHAIFQWLGPVSEKWRALPGGWLIIWAFTFLTAFPPMIGYSSAITISGFVYGFPLGYPIVATATVAGSLTAFYTSRGIFSGYVHRLVGQDHRFIALGQVLRKDGLGMLTAVRFCPLPYSLSNGFLSTIPTIKPWVFAASTALASPKLLVHVFIGSRLALIAEKGDEMTAGGKAINYISMVFGGVVGLAVGWVIYQRTMARAAELALEEAEESGLVPGRDNAPDYSDVEAGLVDPEDVAALMDEDDISLWAREADEEGGYRDYDDTNEQQHEATDDTTRTTQKGAAETFHDEYDGNGNGFKDSD, encoded by the exons TCGCAACATTGGTGGCACATCGGGCCGCCGCTTGTCTGCAAACCGTTTCGGCAGCCGGCCTTCGCAATCGCGGCGGACAACAGCCCTCTCGGGCCTGaaccgcgccgccgtctccgcgGTCAAGGCCGGCAACCGTCTGTGGGGCATGTATCTCGCCCTAAGCCCCGTCCAgcgcgtcgccgtcgccgcctgccTGCTCGCCCTCAACGTCCTCATCATCGTTCTCCTCGTCTACTCGCACGCAATCTTCCAGTGGCTCGGCCCCGTCTCGGAAAAATGGCGCGCGCTCCCGGGTGGCTGGCTCATCATCTGGGCCTTCACGTTCCTGACGGCCTTCCCGCCCATGATCGGCTACAGCAGCGCCATTACCATTTCGGGCTTCGTGTACGGGTTCCCGCTGGGCTACCCCATCGTCGCGACGGCCACCGTGGCGGGGAGCTTGACAGCTTTTTATACGAGCAGGGGCATCTTTAGTGGATATGTGCATCGGCTGGTCGGGCAGGACCATCGTTTCATTGCATTGGGCCAGGTGTTGAGGAAGGATGGGCTAGGGATGTTGACGGCAGTGCGGTTCTGTCCGCTGCCGTATAGCTTGTCGAATGGATTCCTGTCCACAATCCCGACCATCAAGCCTTGGGTGTTTGCCGCCTCGACAGCACTTGCCAG CCCCAAGCTGCTCGTCCATGTCTTCATCGGCAGCCGCCTCGCGCTCATCGCCGAAAAGGGCGATGAGATgacggccggcggcaaggccatCAACTACATCTCCATGgtcttcggcggcgtcgtcggccttgcCGTCGGTTGGGTCATCTACCAACGCACCAtggcccgcgccgccgagctggccctcgaggaggccgaggagagcGGTCTCGTGCCTGGCCGCGACAACGCGCCCGACTACTcggacgtcgaggccggcctcgtcgacccggaGGACGTGGCGGCGCTcatggacgaagacgacatcTCGCTTTGGGCGcgcgaggcggacgaggagggagggtATCGTGACTATGATGACACTAATGAGCAGCAGCATGAGGCCACTGACGACACTACGAGGACAACCCAAAAGGGGGCCGCGGAGACGTTTCACGACGAATACGATGGTAACGGGAACGGGTTCAAGGATTCGGACTAG